A section of the Alkalihalobacillus sp. LMS39 genome encodes:
- a CDS encoding NUDIX hydrolase yields MAEYIKEIRELIGNRPFILVGSTIVVLNDNKEILFQHRSDTEEWGLPGESMEIGETLEQTAARELYEETGLKAKTLKFVDVMSGKELYFKYPNGDEVYNVISIYLAEGINGKLAMNDSENLALNYFSLNNPPSKMDERAKIIIKKYFL; encoded by the coding sequence ATGGCTGAATATATAAAAGAAATTAGAGAACTTATTGGGAATAGACCGTTTATTTTAGTGGGGTCTACTATTGTAGTTCTTAACGATAACAAAGAGATACTATTCCAACATCGTTCTGATACAGAAGAATGGGGATTACCAGGTGAATCAATGGAGATTGGTGAAACTTTAGAGCAAACAGCTGCACGTGAATTGTATGAAGAAACAGGCTTAAAGGCAAAAACATTAAAGTTTGTAGATGTTATGTCGGGTAAAGAACTTTATTTTAAATATCCTAATGGGGATGAGGTTTACAATGTGATTAGCATTTATCTTGCCGAAGGAATTAATGGGAAATTAGCTATGAATGATAGTGAAAATTTAGCACTAAACTATTTTTCATTAAATAACCCCCCATCAAAAATGGATGAAAGAGCAAAGATAATTATTAAGAAATATTTTTTATAG
- a CDS encoding DUF3888 domain-containing protein → MKKYFALLCVVMVMLIGNTTVNAQTINEADTDLCNTLKYALITSLREPVDKAIFEIYKDDKVAPKGLTWASYDTELLKIKQVFGVGGLYEITLKVHPYYDAHNSYGVDEVVINTQGELLGYKHVKTLP, encoded by the coding sequence TTGAAAAAGTACTTTGCTCTACTTTGTGTTGTTATGGTAATGCTGATTGGTAATACCACAGTGAACGCCCAAACAATTAATGAAGCTGATACAGACTTATGTAATACGCTTAAATATGCACTAATAACGAGTCTTAGAGAACCGGTAGATAAAGCAATATTTGAAATTTATAAAGATGACAAAGTTGCACCAAAAGGACTTACATGGGCATCTTATGATACAGAACTACTTAAAATCAAACAAGTATTTGGTGTAGGTGGACTGTATGAGATAACTTTAAAAGTCCATCCTTATTATGATGCTCATAACAGCTATGGAGTAGATGAGGTCGTTATAAATACACAAGGCGAATTATTAGGTTATAAGCACGTGAAAACACTCCCCTGA
- a CDS encoding RidA family protein: protein MNHVKTFNHDLWDHGISQGYSVNGTIYISGQFSHDEKGVFIGEGDIETQTRQTLKNIDQLLEEFRITKSNLAYVEIYLTNPQAHTEIVIDIFKEYLEKHRPAGSLIGVTYLAFPEQFIEISAIAHAD from the coding sequence ATGAATCATGTTAAAACCTTCAATCATGACCTTTGGGATCATGGTATTTCTCAAGGTTATAGTGTCAACGGTACGATTTATATTTCGGGGCAATTTTCCCACGATGAAAAAGGTGTTTTCATTGGTGAGGGGGATATCGAAACGCAAACACGACAAACTCTTAAAAACATAGATCAATTATTAGAGGAGTTTCGTATTACGAAGTCAAATCTTGCCTATGTTGAAATTTATCTAACAAATCCGCAAGCGCATACTGAAATAGTTATCGACATATTTAAGGAATACCTAGAAAAACACCGTCCGGCCGGGAGTCTCATCGGAGTGACCTATTTGGCGTTCCCAGAGCAGTTTATTGAAATTTCTGCTATCGCACATGCTGATTAA
- a CDS encoding helix-turn-helix domain-containing protein produces the protein MSMSDFKEKGNIHETPFGYTLSVIGGKWKMLILYLLAENKVVRFNDMKRRIGSITYKTLSSQLKELEAAGMITRKEYPQIPPKVEYSLTQKAETLIPILEQLCEWGEKNQQH, from the coding sequence ATGAGCATGAGTGACTTTAAAGAAAAGGGTAATATCCATGAAACCCCTTTTGGTTATACATTGTCAGTCATTGGTGGTAAATGGAAAATGTTAATACTTTACCTACTTGCTGAAAATAAAGTAGTTCGTTTTAATGATATGAAAAGAAGAATTGGATCCATTACCTATAAAACGTTAAGTTCACAACTTAAAGAATTAGAAGCAGCAGGAATGATCACACGAAAAGAGTATCCGCAAATCCCACCTAAAGTGGAGTATAGTCTCACGCAAAAAGCAGAAACTCTAATCCCGATTTTGGAACAATTATGTGAGTGGGGAGAGAAAAATCAACAACATTAA
- a CDS encoding efflux RND transporter permease subunit, with product MLKSMISQAIAYKKITLLTILVLTLFGVYSYYTSPKQEAPKIEAPIAMITAIYPGASPEDMEKQVTNKIEDKIIEMEDYQYSRSVSSAGIATVTLELNYGVDVDKAWNGLRNDMNEVERTFPEGAEIYQINTETSRTAGIIVSFSSEQESHEDLVSYAEDLKSHLANFPGVAKIDIHGDRPTEVQVKPDLEKLNDYQLTLADLASLIQAQNIELPLGTLTSNDDSILSVTAGSAYKSIDDIKNTVIEYSIVDEDATLLSDIAEVTFTEQQIDHMIKHDNKDAVLFALYFSESGNIVSLGKQIEDEMNEFISELPSTVESHNVLLQHQDVESSINNFIRNLLIGMGLVILLATLSLGIRNSIIISTTIPVVVLLTILAMNLLGIPFHQVSIVALIMALGMFVDNAIVVTNAIQAQLENKVERLKACVDGTREVAVPVFTSTLTTVVAFIPLAMINSIVGEYIYSIPIIIIVSLLLSYIVAVTLTPTLSYIFLTEAKKQEKQSLGRKALDFLLNITMHYKKSTVLVLLVLLGGTVFLSTNLGLQFFPKADKNFVYIDLQSNEYGDIEKTEEFSEEVTQLLLEQPEVLSYTLSIGDGLPKFWDTMWPSVKSLDYAQVLVTLNLDNSDRFKGNAEFTDYVQDLFDERLTKGTATIKELEQGDPVGAPITIRVSGDDLSEIARVSQVIEDELLTIEGTINVDSTQVDPIEQFDIDVDFNKAGEKGITNIDIQNEIGLALGGRVITTFTESDQLNRSDYNVTMDANVTTVKDLEQLQLRTFTGEKVELHEVATVKMIETMPEINKYNQELYVTVSSDVRSGYSSVNIQTELQDAIKDLDLGEVVVTYAGEQESMNDNFSDVLAMGVFAILAIFLVLVIQFNSFLQPFIILLVIPMASIGAITGLFIAKEPLSFTGLLGIVSLFGIVVNNAIVLIDAINKERLQGATVPTACKQAAQKRLRPIMLSTTTTVIGLIPLALLGSDLFSPMAIGIIGGLLVSMFLTLLLIPMFYSLVVRDKAVATSTHDRNETEQF from the coding sequence TTGCTTAAAAGCATGATATCCCAGGCGATTGCTTATAAAAAAATTACATTGCTAACGATTCTCGTCTTAACATTGTTTGGCGTATACAGTTACTATACTTCTCCTAAGCAAGAAGCACCGAAAATTGAAGCACCGATTGCTATGATTACTGCAATATACCCTGGTGCTTCACCAGAGGATATGGAAAAACAAGTAACGAATAAAATTGAAGACAAGATTATCGAAATGGAAGATTATCAATATTCAAGGTCTGTTTCAAGCGCTGGAATTGCAACTGTCACACTGGAGTTGAACTATGGTGTTGATGTCGATAAAGCATGGAATGGCTTACGAAATGATATGAATGAAGTGGAAAGGACCTTCCCTGAAGGAGCAGAAATCTACCAAATTAATACAGAAACATCAAGAACTGCTGGGATTATTGTTAGCTTTTCTAGTGAACAAGAGTCCCATGAAGACCTCGTCAGTTATGCCGAGGATTTAAAATCCCATCTTGCTAATTTTCCAGGTGTAGCGAAAATCGACATTCATGGCGATCGTCCTACCGAAGTCCAAGTTAAACCTGACCTTGAAAAATTAAACGACTACCAGCTGACATTAGCTGACTTAGCCAGCCTCATCCAAGCGCAAAACATCGAACTTCCACTTGGCACCCTTACTTCTAATGATGATTCCATCTTGAGTGTTACTGCTGGAAGTGCGTATAAATCAATAGACGATATTAAAAATACCGTTATCGAGTATTCGATCGTTGATGAAGACGCGACCCTCCTTTCTGACATTGCTGAAGTCACATTCACCGAACAACAAATCGACCATATGATTAAACATGATAATAAAGATGCAGTTCTTTTTGCATTGTACTTTAGTGAGAGTGGCAATATTGTAAGTCTTGGAAAACAAATTGAAGACGAAATGAATGAGTTTATTTCTGAGCTTCCTTCTACCGTAGAAAGCCATAATGTGTTGTTACAGCACCAAGATGTGGAAAGCTCTATTAATAATTTTATCCGTAACTTATTAATCGGAATGGGACTCGTCATCTTACTTGCTACGCTAAGTCTAGGGATTCGAAACTCCATCATCATTTCTACAACGATTCCGGTTGTTGTGTTACTAACAATATTAGCGATGAATCTACTTGGAATTCCGTTTCATCAAGTATCGATTGTGGCGCTCATTATGGCGCTTGGTATGTTCGTTGACAATGCGATTGTCGTTACGAATGCGATTCAAGCTCAATTAGAAAACAAAGTTGAACGCTTAAAAGCGTGTGTCGATGGAACAAGGGAAGTGGCCGTTCCTGTCTTCACTTCAACATTAACAACCGTTGTTGCTTTTATTCCATTAGCGATGATTAATAGTATCGTCGGCGAATATATCTACAGCATTCCGATTATTATTATCGTTTCATTATTACTCTCTTATATTGTTGCTGTTACTTTAACACCAACATTGTCGTATATTTTTTTAACCGAAGCGAAAAAGCAAGAAAAGCAATCTTTAGGAAGAAAAGCGTTAGATTTTTTATTGAACATAACAATGCATTACAAAAAATCAACAGTGCTTGTGTTACTAGTCTTATTAGGTGGGACTGTGTTTCTATCCACAAATTTAGGATTACAGTTTTTCCCGAAAGCTGACAAAAATTTCGTCTATATTGACCTCCAGTCTAATGAATATGGTGATATTGAGAAAACTGAGGAGTTCTCTGAAGAAGTCACACAACTTTTGTTAGAACAACCAGAAGTTCTTTCCTACACATTATCGATTGGTGACGGATTACCAAAGTTTTGGGATACAATGTGGCCAAGTGTCAAATCATTGGATTATGCTCAAGTTTTAGTCACGCTTAATTTAGATAATAGTGATCGATTTAAAGGTAACGCAGAATTTACTGATTATGTGCAAGACTTATTTGATGAGCGGCTTACAAAAGGAACAGCAACGATTAAGGAACTAGAGCAAGGGGACCCAGTTGGTGCTCCGATTACGATTCGAGTTTCAGGTGATGATCTTTCTGAAATTGCTAGGGTAAGTCAAGTGATCGAGGATGAACTTCTAACAATCGAAGGAACGATTAATGTTGATTCAACTCAAGTCGATCCGATTGAACAATTCGATATTGATGTCGACTTTAACAAAGCCGGAGAAAAAGGAATCACAAATATTGATATTCAAAATGAAATTGGTCTCGCTCTAGGTGGACGCGTCATTACGACGTTTACCGAATCAGACCAATTAAATCGTAGTGATTACAACGTGACGATGGATGCAAATGTGACTACGGTAAAAGACCTAGAACAGCTACAGCTTCGAACATTTACTGGTGAGAAAGTGGAATTACATGAAGTGGCGACTGTTAAAATGATTGAAACAATGCCTGAAATCAACAAGTATAATCAAGAGCTTTATGTGACAGTTTCTAGTGATGTCCGCTCAGGTTATAGCTCGGTAAACATTCAAACTGAACTACAAGACGCAATTAAAGACCTTGATTTAGGTGAAGTCGTCGTGACGTATGCAGGAGAACAAGAAAGCATGAACGATAATTTTAGTGATGTGCTCGCTATGGGAGTGTTTGCGATTCTTGCGATATTCCTTGTATTAGTCATCCAATTCAACTCTTTCTTACAGCCGTTTATTATTTTACTTGTTATTCCAATGGCGAGTATTGGTGCGATTACAGGGTTATTTATTGCAAAAGAGCCATTATCATTCACTGGGCTTTTAGGAATCGTCAGCTTATTTGGAATAGTCGTTAACAATGCGATCGTCCTAATTGATGCGATTAACAAAGAACGCCTTCAAGGAGCAACCGTTCCAACCGCATGCAAACAAGCAGCCCAAAAGCGATTACGTCCGATTATGCTAAGTACAACAACAACCGTTATCGGATTAATCCCATTAGCTTTACTCGGCAGTGATCTGTTTTCTCCAATGGCTATCGGAATTATCGGAGGGCTACTTGTTTCGATGTTTTTAACATTGCTTCTCATTCCAATGTTTTATAGCTTAGTAGTGAGAGATAAGGCGGTTGCGACTTCTACTCACGATAGGAATGAGACGGAACAGTTTTAG
- a CDS encoding TetR/AcrR family transcriptional regulator: MTLRERKKKETRHSILSASKDVFLTKGYAQTTIDEIAEKANVGVGTVYNYFQSKADIFITIMSDELVLDETDIPMSLVGQLKPNSVMECVLTLVSRYLQVIKLVQKEVWQELLGAATSNPKSEKTLLDGMFQMDDRFIDKTEAMFQQLKKEQLLHHSFAEKEAAYAVYSIVLTQFIFYIYRSECTTEELYERIKSQMYFIFDGKYTETE; the protein is encoded by the coding sequence TTGACATTAAGAGAACGAAAAAAGAAGGAAACTCGCCATTCAATTTTATCTGCATCTAAAGACGTCTTTCTAACAAAAGGCTATGCACAAACGACCATTGACGAAATAGCCGAAAAAGCCAATGTCGGAGTTGGCACGGTGTACAATTATTTTCAGTCTAAAGCCGATATTTTCATCACGATTATGTCAGATGAACTCGTTTTAGATGAAACAGACATCCCTATGTCATTAGTCGGACAATTGAAACCAAACTCTGTTATGGAATGTGTGCTCACTCTTGTCTCACGTTATTTACAAGTCATTAAACTCGTCCAAAAAGAAGTGTGGCAAGAGCTACTCGGGGCAGCAACGAGTAATCCTAAATCAGAGAAAACATTGTTAGATGGGATGTTTCAAATGGATGATCGATTTATCGATAAAACAGAAGCGATGTTTCAACAATTAAAAAAAGAACAGCTCCTCCACCATTCTTTTGCTGAAAAAGAAGCGGCTTATGCTGTTTACAGTATTGTTTTAACTCAATTTATTTTTTACATTTATCGGTCTGAATGTACGACAGAAGAGCTTTATGAACGAATTAAATCACAGATGTACTTTATTTTTGATGGGAAATACACAGAAACTGAGTAG
- a CDS encoding thioesterase domain-containing protein yields the protein MEKTKLFCFPFAGGSSLAYNPWRKEVTTSIDLIPVELAGRGVRNQEQLYSNLQMAVDDLFEQIVPQLVHARYAFFGHSMGSWIVYELVKKIQNENFNLPEHVFFSGKEAPHVNKDRVYSESLNDEQLIEHICQFGGIPDELLRSEEFMSSYLRILRADLQLIEHYQPNGIEKVMCPISVLNGIDDDLDLADLLAWEKLTTETCRIYHFNGGHFFIREQMKQVIDTINDTLKRRTPHVLM from the coding sequence ATGGAAAAGACAAAACTATTTTGTTTTCCTTTTGCTGGGGGAAGTAGTTTAGCTTATAACCCGTGGCGGAAGGAAGTAACAACCTCAATTGACCTTATTCCAGTAGAGTTGGCCGGTCGAGGTGTTCGCAATCAGGAACAACTTTATTCAAATTTACAAATGGCTGTTGATGATTTGTTTGAGCAAATTGTACCCCAACTTGTCCATGCGCGATATGCGTTTTTTGGTCATAGTATGGGAAGTTGGATTGTGTACGAACTTGTAAAAAAAATTCAAAACGAAAACTTCAACTTGCCAGAACATGTGTTTTTTTCAGGTAAGGAAGCTCCACATGTAAATAAGGACAGAGTGTATAGCGAGAGTTTGAACGACGAACAACTAATCGAGCATATATGTCAATTTGGCGGGATTCCCGATGAGTTGTTACGGTCAGAAGAATTTATGTCAAGCTATTTACGAATATTACGGGCTGATTTACAACTGATTGAACACTATCAACCAAATGGAATTGAAAAGGTCATGTGCCCGATATCCGTGTTAAACGGAATTGATGATGACCTTGATTTAGCTGATTTATTGGCCTGGGAAAAACTCACAACAGAAACTTGTAGAATCTATCATTTTAATGGAGGACACTTTTTTATACGCGAACAAATGAAACAAGTCATTGACACGATAAATGATACGTTAAAAAGACGCACACCACATGTACTGATGTAA